A genome region from uncultured Desulfovibrio sp. includes the following:
- a CDS encoding S41 family peptidase, giving the protein MHRLFPSCALLLAGFLALLPLTPAAAATASRTQAAPAELDAKYEALRRFSQVLDLVEHNYVREVKDTDLINGALKGMLQSLDPHSTFMTAEEFKEMHENTAGEFFGVGIEITLDNGQVTVLSPIDDTPAFKAGVQAGDIILSINGQPTQELSLQEVVSRIRGPKGTEVELTLLHTNAKAPKTVRIVRDAIPLISVKSRKLEDGYYWVRLSRFADPTCDELRKALKEAARQCEKTGGIKGIVLDLRNNPGGLLDQAVDVSDMFLSSGDIVSIKGRTEQTRRIYKARKQDDDVTAPVVVLINAGSASASEIVAGALRDQKRALIVGERSFGKGSVQNLIPLPDNSGIKITIALYYTPNGSSIQAEGIVPDVEVPFVPPQDKDKEDARFLVREKDLNRHLENSKKETGASKNDEEVRQQLERDNQLRMALSLVKSLPRMSTIR; this is encoded by the coding sequence ATGCACAGACTCTTCCCCTCGTGCGCCCTGCTGCTGGCCGGTTTTCTGGCCCTCTTGCCCCTGACGCCGGCGGCGGCTGCCACCGCATCCCGCACCCAGGCCGCCCCTGCCGAACTGGATGCCAAATACGAGGCCCTGCGCCGCTTCAGCCAGGTTCTGGACCTGGTGGAGCACAACTATGTCAGGGAAGTGAAGGATACGGACCTCATCAACGGTGCCCTCAAGGGCATGCTCCAGTCGCTTGATCCCCACTCCACCTTCATGACGGCCGAAGAATTCAAGGAAATGCACGAAAATACGGCCGGCGAATTCTTTGGTGTGGGCATCGAGATCACCCTGGATAATGGCCAGGTTACCGTCCTGTCGCCCATTGACGACACCCCGGCCTTCAAGGCCGGCGTCCAGGCCGGCGACATCATTCTGTCCATCAACGGGCAGCCCACGCAGGAACTGTCGTTGCAGGAAGTGGTCTCGCGCATCCGCGGCCCCAAGGGTACGGAAGTGGAACTGACCCTGCTGCATACCAATGCCAAGGCGCCCAAGACCGTGCGCATCGTGCGCGACGCCATTCCCCTCATCAGCGTCAAGTCCCGCAAGCTGGAGGACGGCTACTACTGGGTGCGTCTCTCCCGCTTTGCCGATCCCACCTGCGACGAGCTGCGCAAGGCCCTCAAGGAAGCGGCCCGCCAATGCGAAAAGACCGGCGGCATCAAGGGCATTGTGCTTGACCTGCGCAACAATCCCGGCGGTCTGCTGGATCAGGCCGTGGATGTTTCGGACATGTTCCTTTCCTCCGGCGACATCGTGTCCATCAAGGGCCGCACGGAGCAGACCCGCCGCATATACAAGGCCCGCAAGCAGGACGATGACGTGACCGCCCCGGTGGTGGTGCTCATCAATGCCGGTTCTGCCTCTGCCTCGGAAATCGTGGCCGGCGCTCTGCGCGACCAGAAGCGTGCCCTCATTGTGGGCGAACGCTCCTTCGGCAAGGGGTCCGTACAGAATCTCATCCCCCTGCCGGACAATTCGGGCATCAAGATTACCATTGCCCTGTACTACACGCCCAACGGCAGTTCCATCCAGGCCGAAGGCATTGTGCCGGATGTGGAAGTGCCCTTTGTGCCCCCGCAGGACAAGGACAAGGAGGATGCCCGCTTCCTGGTGCGGGAAAAGGACCTGAACCGCCACCTGGAAAACAGCAAGAAGGAAACGGGCGCCAGCAAGAACGATGAGGAAGTGCGCCAGCAGCTGGAACGCGATAACCAGCTGCGCATGGCCCTCAGCCTTGTGAAGAGCCTGCCCCGCATGAGCACCATCAGGTAG
- a CDS encoding divergent polysaccharide deacetylase family protein, giving the protein MNGHDSSRTGRPGRPGLRPSARLGLAGLVWLTACLLLGLVLQSREQPPALPMEIPLSDHGRLLQQRQQAFAAVLERSLAALPMARLHCDPPRAPGEAARCVVEGADAPLRLALGLEQRVQAWGRASHEEGRRSPLLRPGEQPRLVWNDDGSLEARVGEQLVQRIDFPGHEGQLGDLSRPLLGPSLVIVVDDMGRSMQAAEDLAALPFPVTFSIWPHAPHATDVERLAREQRLDVLVHLPMQPLPRSRGQQPDPGPHALTENMGTEEMRTILDAAFQRLPSAIGFNNHMGSLFTGRLPACRQLCSLLRGQGLFVLDSMTQKHSLLCAEALTQGLVSAQRTVFLDNVRRVPDIVAALDQAARLAMQRGIAIAICHPHEETRAALKVWQNRAGVAVITLRRLVWHLATGASLPDTAMHSAR; this is encoded by the coding sequence ATGAACGGCCATGACAGCTCCCGGACAGGGCGGCCCGGCCGTCCGGGGCTGCGTCCGTCTGCGCGCCTGGGCCTGGCGGGCCTGGTCTGGCTTACGGCCTGCCTTCTGCTCGGCCTGGTGCTCCAGTCACGGGAACAGCCCCCAGCACTGCCGATGGAAATTCCCCTTTCCGACCATGGGCGCCTGCTGCAGCAGCGTCAGCAGGCCTTTGCCGCCGTGCTGGAACGCAGCCTTGCCGCCCTGCCCATGGCGCGCCTGCACTGTGACCCGCCGCGCGCGCCGGGAGAGGCGGCACGCTGTGTGGTGGAAGGGGCCGATGCGCCGCTGCGGCTGGCCCTGGGCCTGGAACAGCGCGTGCAGGCCTGGGGCAGAGCCTCGCATGAGGAAGGCCGGCGCTCGCCGCTGCTGCGCCCCGGCGAACAGCCCCGCCTTGTGTGGAATGATGACGGCAGCCTTGAAGCCCGCGTGGGTGAGCAGCTGGTGCAGCGCATAGACTTTCCGGGGCATGAGGGTCAGCTGGGCGATCTGTCCCGTCCGCTGCTGGGGCCCAGCCTGGTCATCGTGGTGGACGACATGGGCCGCAGCATGCAGGCCGCTGAAGACCTGGCCGCCCTGCCCTTTCCCGTTACCTTTTCCATCTGGCCCCATGCGCCCCACGCAACGGACGTGGAACGCCTGGCACGGGAACAGCGCCTGGATGTGCTGGTTCACCTGCCCATGCAGCCCCTGCCCCGCAGCCGGGGCCAACAGCCCGATCCCGGCCCCCATGCCCTCACCGAAAACATGGGGACGGAAGAAATGCGGACCATTCTGGATGCCGCCTTTCAGCGCCTGCCCTCTGCCATCGGCTTCAACAACCATATGGGTTCCCTGTTCACCGGGCGCCTGCCGGCCTGCCGGCAGCTCTGTTCCCTGCTGCGGGGACAGGGCCTCTTTGTGCTGGACAGCATGACCCAGAAGCATTCTCTGCTCTGCGCCGAAGCCCTGACCCAGGGCCTGGTCAGTGCCCAGCGCACGGTCTTTCTGGATAATGTGCGGCGCGTTCCCGATATTGTGGCAGCGCTGGATCAGGCTGCCCGTCTGGCCATGCAGCGCGGCATCGCCATTGCCATCTGCCATCCCCACGAGGAAACGCGCGCAGCCCTGAAGGTCTGGCAGAACCGCGCTGGCGTGGCCGTCATCACCCTGCGCCGGCTGGTCTGGCACCTGGCCACCGGGGCCAGCCTGCCCGACACCGCCATGCACAGCGCCCGCTGA